In the Sulfobacillus thermosulfidooxidans DSM 9293 genome, AATTTCCAAGGCGGCCCGGGCATTGTGTCGCTTCGCCAACGAGACATGGGCATAATCAAGTTGGCCGTTTTGGTACAGCCAACCCAGTTGGCGTGCCATTAACTGCATACTCACTAACCTGGTTTGCATGTCTACAATGCGTTCTTGCACCAGTTGTGTCGCGGCAATAGGGCGACCAAAAGCCACACGAGTTTTGGCATAAGTCGCAGCCTCTACTAGGCAATCCATGGCTGCCCCTATAGCTCCCCAGGCAATGCCGTAGCGAGCTTGCGTTAAACAACTAAGGGGTGCCCCTAAACCCTTAGCATGTGGGAGTTGTAGACTTTGATCGACGTGTACACCATCTAAATAGAGTTCGGAGGTCGCAGACATTCGCATAGAAGCTTTGGTGTGGATCGGCCGAGCAGAAAATCCTGGAGCATCGGTCGGCACGATAAAACCACGAATCGTTCCAGTATCATCCTTCGCCCACACAATCGCAATATCTGCTAAATGACCGTTAGTAATCCAGCGTTTAGTTCCTGAAAGCACATAGTCATCGCCCACTTGATGGGCCTTCGTGAGCATTGAGGCGGGATCAGAACCCGCGTCCGGTTCGGTCAAGCCGAAACATCCAATCACTTGGCCCGAAGCCATAGCCGGGAGATACTGACGGCGTTGTTCTTCTGAACCATAACGATAAATTGCGTACATCGCCAAAGCTCCTTGGACGGAAGCAAAGGACCTGAGTCCCGAATCCCCGCGTTCCAATTCTTGCATGATTAGTCCATAAGCAAGCGGGGATAAGGCACTCCCCCCATATTCTTCGGGTAAATTGGATCCCAATACCCCTAGGCGTCCTAATTCTGGGATCAGTGAAACGGGGAATTCGCCTGCTTGCCACCATTGCCCGGCAAAGGGTTTAATCTGTTCATCAACGAAATGGCGGACTGCATGCTGAACATCTCTTTCTTCTTCTGTCCATAGTCCCGATATTCGGTAGAAATCTTCAACTTTTGCCACGATATCGTCAACATCTATTATCTCCATTGGTTCGCGACTATCCTTTCCTGACCAATTTCGCTGCTACTTCTAAAAAAGAGTCGTTGGCATGTCTCGTTCCCATGAAGGGAAGAAGAGGGCCTTAGTGCTGGCCCTCTTCTTCAAATGCTTTTTCCAAAATATTTAACGCCTCTTCTAGCATATCTAAAGGCGTATTTAAGGGGGCTAGGAACCGAATCACGTTGCCATAAATACCAGCCTTGAGCATAATGACACCGTGATGTAAGGCATAGTTTAATATACGCGCCGTCAAATCGCTGTAAGGCTCCTTGGTTTGGGGATCTTTCACCAATTCAATAGCAACCATTGCTCCTAATCCGCGAACGTCCCCAATCACTGGATACTTCTTTTGCATCGCGCTAAGACGCGTCATTAAATACTCTCCTTGCTTCTCAGCTTGCGACAGAAGATCCTCTTCCTCGAAAATATCCAAAACCGCATTTCCAGCAGCTGTAGCTAATGGATTACCCACATAGGTTCCGCCAATCTGAGAGTCTCCGGGTCCGTCCATGACTTCCGCACGGCCCATGACCCCAGACAAGGGCACACCATCGGCAATAGATTTCGCCATCGTTAACAAATCTGGGCGGATATTCGCATATTCGGTGGCAAAAAACTTTCCTGTACGGCCAAAACCGGTCTGAACTTCATCCACGATTAAGAGAATTCCATGACGTTCGGTAAATGCTCGCAACCAGGGTAAAAAGCTCTTGGGAGGAACCACAAAACCGCCTTCTCCTTGAACGGGTTCCACAATCACCGCAGCAACATCTTCTGGGGCAACTTGAAGCATCAACGCTTGTTCGATGGCCTGGTAACAGGTTTCGTCACATTCATGTTGCAAAGAACCCTGGGCATAGGGACAGCGGTAGGGATACGGAAAAGGCACACGATATACTTCTGGCGCAAAAGGCCCCATACCTGCCTTATACGGGTGAACCTTACTCGTTAGTGTCATAGCCATCAACGTGCGGCCATGAAATGCCCGCTCAAATGCAATAATCCCTTTACGCTTCGTGTAAGCGCGGGCAATTTTAATGGCATTTTCCACAGCTTCAGCACCCGAGTTAAAAAAGACCGTTGTAGCAGGACCACCACCAGGAAACTTCGCATTGAGCCTTTCCGCCAACCGAACGTAACTTTCATAAGGCACGACCGTAAAATCCGTATGTAAGAACCGGTCAACTTGCTCATGCAAGGCTTGTCGCACTTTATCATGCGTATGTCCGACATTTAATACCCCAACGCCACCTGTTAAATCAATAAAGGTGTTGCCGTCGATATCTGTGAGCAAACTGCCATGGGCTTTATCAATAACAAGCGGCGCATATACCGATGTTGCCCTTGGCGTCGCCTTATCGATGCGGGCTAGTACAGATTGCGAGCGAGGTCCTGGAATTTCTGTCTTAAGTTCAATATATTTAGTAGCGGTTGCCATAAAAATCCTCCTTAGCGTATCAAGAAAGTATCAAGGTACTGCCGATAAATTGTCTATGCCATAAAAGAGAGTTTTTTAGTCGTCTATCTGAGCTCGTTGAAGTTTGCCACTGTAGTCCACATATACCGCTTTCCATTCCGAGAAGAAATCTAAAGCGGCCGTTCCGGCTTCGCGGTGACCATTCCCAGTACCCCGAGTTCCGCCAAAAGGAAGATGGATTTCAGCGCCAATGGTGCCAGCGTTAATGTACACAATCCCCGTAGCTAAATCGCGTATGGCTTGGAATGCGGCATTCACATTGCGCGTAAAGATAGACGAACTGAGCCCATATGTGACTTTGTTATTGACCTGGATAGCTTCTTCAAGCGTCTTGACTTTGATCATAGATAGCACCGGACCAAAAATTTCTTCTTGTGCTATGCGCATTTCGATGGTGACATCAGTGAATAGGGTGGGAAGATAGAAATTTCCAGCCGATAAGCCACTATCATGAGGGACATCTCCTCCGATTTCCAAATGAGCCCCTTCGTCTTGTCCTATTTGAACATATTTATGAACTTTTTCGACGGCCTGGCGATTTATCAAAGGTCCTACATCCGTTTTGCTATCCAATCCGGATCCCAAACTGAGCTTCGCAATTCGGTCCTTTAAGCGCTCTCGCAGGACATCATAAATCCCCTCTTGCACAATAAGTCGGGAACAGGCCGTGCACCGTTGACCTGTCGTTCCGAATGCACTCCAAATAATACCATCGATAGCTAAATCCAAATCGGCATCATCGAGAACAATAATGGCATTTTTCCCACCCAATTCTAAAGATACCCGCTTTAATTGGGATCCAGCCACTTGCGCCACATGTCTTCCCGTTTCATTCGATCCGGTAAATGATATTAAAGCGACATCGGGATGACTGATTAAAGTTTCTCCGACTTCACTGCCCGATCCGAAGACAAGATTAACAACCCCAGCTGGAACCCCTGCTTCTTCCAATATTTTTACTAGTTCATAAGCCAGTTGCGGAGTTTCTGACGCTGGCTTGAAGACCACAGTATTCCCGGCCACTAGCGCAGGGAAAATTTTCCACGTTGGGATAGCCATAGGAAAATTCCACGGAGTTATAATAGCGGCCACTCCAATAGGATCACGGACTGCCATCGCAAATTTATTAGGGAGCTCAGAGGGAGTGGTATAGCCAAAAGACCGGCGGCCTTCACCAGCCATGTAAAATGCCATATCAATGCCTTCTTGGACATCGCCCTCTGCTTCCAATAAGACTTTGCCCATTTCTTGCGTCATT is a window encoding:
- the gabT gene encoding 4-aminobutyrate--2-oxoglutarate transaminase, with the protein product MATATKYIELKTEIPGPRSQSVLARIDKATPRATSVYAPLVIDKAHGSLLTDIDGNTFIDLTGGVGVLNVGHTHDKVRQALHEQVDRFLHTDFTVVPYESYVRLAERLNAKFPGGGPATTVFFNSGAEAVENAIKIARAYTKRKGIIAFERAFHGRTLMAMTLTSKVHPYKAGMGPFAPEVYRVPFPYPYRCPYAQGSLQHECDETCYQAIEQALMLQVAPEDVAAVIVEPVQGEGGFVVPPKSFLPWLRAFTERHGILLIVDEVQTGFGRTGKFFATEYANIRPDLLTMAKSIADGVPLSGVMGRAEVMDGPGDSQIGGTYVGNPLATAAGNAVLDIFEEEDLLSQAEKQGEYLMTRLSAMQKKYPVIGDVRGLGAMVAIELVKDPQTKEPYSDLTARILNYALHHGVIMLKAGIYGNVIRFLAPLNTPLDMLEEALNILEKAFEEEGQH
- a CDS encoding acyl-CoA dehydrogenase family protein, which translates into the protein MEIIDVDDIVAKVEDFYRISGLWTEEERDVQHAVRHFVDEQIKPFAGQWWQAGEFPVSLIPELGRLGVLGSNLPEEYGGSALSPLAYGLIMQELERGDSGLRSFASVQGALAMYAIYRYGSEEQRRQYLPAMASGQVIGCFGLTEPDAGSDPASMLTKAHQVGDDYVLSGTKRWITNGHLADIAIVWAKDDTGTIRGFIVPTDAPGFSARPIHTKASMRMSATSELYLDGVHVDQSLQLPHAKGLGAPLSCLTQARYGIAWGAIGAAMDCLVEAATYAKTRVAFGRPIAATQLVQERIVDMQTRLVSMQLMARQLGWLYQNGQLDYAHVSLAKRHNARAALEIARMSRELLGGNGISTDYASIRHMANLETVDTYEGTYEIHTLIVGRNLLGEEAF
- a CDS encoding aldehyde dehydrogenase family protein; the protein is MRLLNFIGGQWSEPVNGQYHNDYNPATGEVLVEVPRSSREDVNRAVAAAKEAFQSWRLVPAPKRGEILFRVGQLLMERKSELAKKMTQEMGKVLLEAEGDVQEGIDMAFYMAGEGRRSFGYTTPSELPNKFAMAVRDPIGVAAIITPWNFPMAIPTWKIFPALVAGNTVVFKPASETPQLAYELVKILEEAGVPAGVVNLVFGSGSEVGETLISHPDVALISFTGSNETGRHVAQVAGSQLKRVSLELGGKNAIIVLDDADLDLAIDGIIWSAFGTTGQRCTACSRLIVQEGIYDVLRERLKDRIAKLSLGSGLDSKTDVGPLINRQAVEKVHKYVQIGQDEGAHLEIGGDVPHDSGLSAGNFYLPTLFTDVTIEMRIAQEEIFGPVLSMIKVKTLEEAIQVNNKVTYGLSSSIFTRNVNAAFQAIRDLATGIVYINAGTIGAEIHLPFGGTRGTGNGHREAGTAALDFFSEWKAVYVDYSGKLQRAQIDD